CGCTGATAATCGCACAAAGGTATCCGTATTGGCCTTGGGGCCCATTATTCATCGTGTTTTTGACGCAATATTGGCTATAGAACAaagaaatgataatttgtcgTTTGACTTGGTGGATATGCGATTCTTGCGTCCATTGgatatcaatttattggaTTCACTCATTGCCACCAGGGATATAATTGTCACTGTGGAGGAAGGCCCAGTTGGAGGGTTTGGTTCGTTGGTCTCCAATTATGTGAATAAAAAGAGCAGTAAGTGCAAGGTAAGAGTGGGCTGACTTAGGTATACCAGATTACTACACCCGCCATATATATAGACACGGGCAGACAATCAGATCAGTGGATGGTTAGCGGCTTAGATGTCGATGGGATAAGAAGTCAGATTCTTCAAGCAGTGAATCTTGTATTCGGTTAACTTTTTAATTGCACAGTATCTCGATTTGCTCATTGTATTATTGTTCTTGAAATTGTTTAGtagaaaatttattgcattttaATCAACATATTCTAAAAATACCTAACTTTCATGTTCGATCATCCTATCCCTTTGTTTTATTGCTAGGTGAGTTTGGTGGCCTACCCTTAAAAAAATCTGGACACTGCATTTGTTGTTCAAACCACGCCTCGTAACCAGAGCTTCGTGGATCTGCAACAAATCCGTTACAGAAATCGCAGTTGGTAAGCTCATGATTGGATGAGCAGTATAGTTTTCCacattttatacaatttgccACAATCTCATGGGTCATACCCTGGCAGTCGCACCTCTTTACGGCCATTTTTCGTGTCTTATTACATACATTGCTTTTGGTAGATTTGATTTTTGAGGGTGCAGCTAATGCTACCTTATCAATGTCCCTATTTTTTCTGTATTCCACAAAATCCGTCTTCGCATCATCGCGTATCATAGCGCTTGGTCGCTTACTGGTGGGGGTGGGGTATCCTGTTTACGTTATGTCTGTTACAAGGAGTTGTTATGTAGACACTGCTTTACACATAATTAAGGGCGCTGCCTGCATAGCCTTCTCAATACCTACCGGTGGTAGTACTAAGAGCATAGAAAACTTGCCTTTGCACAAGGGATGTATTTGTCTAAAGTGTAACAGTTTGAACGACAACGAGTGGGAGGTTTTCAAGTCCCTTGTGCAACAGAAGGTATATGCTTCCTGACGTAGATATCTgaaaatgccaaatttagGGTCCTAAAATTGCCCCGATCATTGGCAGAAGCTGTTTACGGTCATTCTATTTATGATTCATTTCCTgttaaacaaaatattaaaacGTAGGTAATCGATTTATTTAGTCTAAGACTTGTGATTCTCGATGAATGGACTATCAATGCTAGCAGTATGTAGTAGTAGAATTAGTCAATCCCATCTTAAAATCTACCGGCATGGTTGGCAAAATTGCCTTTGATATACCATCATTTAACAAATCCGAGTCGTTGCTCAAAATTAAATTCGAAATATCCCCCAGTCATGACCTACAAGTTGAGTTCCCAGTGGAGGAGGAGATTCATTCCATTGACCATTGCCCGCATCTACGATCGGTAAGTGCCAGTTCCGATTGATTATCCTATTAAAAGGTCATTTAGGTCCTTCCTCCATCTGGAGCAGACGATATACCCGATTGTTCTATCACTCCATGGACTAcagataataatatagacTATGACAAGATTATTCGCGAATTTGGATGCAAGAAGATCACCAAGCAACTATTAGACAGGTTACGCGTACATTATATGCAGAATACAATCTTTAATTGGAAAGAATAAAATACATCCATTGTTGAGTCGTGGCATTTTTTTCTCCCATAAGGATTTGGACGTGTTACTGGATAAGTATGAGAAAGGcgaaaaattttatatttacacTGGAAGGGGCCCATCATCAGAATCCCTCCACTTAGGTCATCTCATACCTTTTATCTTCACAAAGTGGCTCCAGGTAACGTTCGCACATCTATTATTCACAAAGCCCCATTTTAAATGTAGAATAAGCaactatttatattaacaattgattCATGTActaattgttgataaaaatattaatacaGGATGCTTTTGGAGTTTGTGTCGTGATTATGTTATCTGACGATGAGAAGTTTCTGTTTAAAGATGAATTGCAGTTAGATAAAGTAAGAGAGATGGGAAGAGAGAATGCTAAAGACATTATTGCCTGTGGTTTTGACATTAATTCTACTTTTATATTCTCAAGTAagatttttgtatattgtatCTTTAAATTGTAAAGATTATTATGTTTTAAAATGTACATTACACTCACATAGATGTTGAATACATCAACTACCTATATCCCACGGTTCTACAAATGCAGAAAAAATTACCATTTAATCAAGTAAACACCAAACTTATATAGGTAAAAGGGTTATTTGGATTTAATAACAGCGACAACGTAGGGAAGATAGCGTATCCTGCTACGCAAGGTTCCTCTGCCTTTAGTGACTCATTTCCTACCTTGTTTAAATCAAAAACGCCTTGTTTAATTCCCCAAGGGATAGACCAGGATCCATTCTTTCGTATGACAAGGGATATTGCACCCAGATTGGGGTTTATTAAGCCTGCTGTTATACACTCAAAATTTATCCCCTCCCTCCAGGGCTCTTATGGCAAGATGAGTTCCTCAGAACCACAACATACGATTTTTATAACTGATCCACCAGAGGCTGTTAGGCACAAGATCAATAAGTATGCTTTTTCGGGTATGTTATCcttattatattatattatattatatggaAAATtcatttcaattatttttgcacGTCTCTTATTATCAATTCATTGATTCTACTCCTCTATTTCTGAATTGCTGTTATATATCagtttatttattgatacattaaatattgcaaGTATTTCCTCTAGAGCTCATGTTTAACAACATTTACCGtcataaaatttaccaaacGAATATACTTATTTCTTGATTTCACCATTTTGTTACATCGAAATAACttattgtttatatttatattagtaTTGTCAcacaaacaattaaattgcgTACACGACCTTCACAATAAATCAAACTGTATATGCATGAATATACGTAGGCGGTGGGGATACTGCGGAATTACAGCGCCTTTATGGGGCAAACCTAGAAGTTGATGTTCCCTATCAGTACCTACGCATTCTGATGGAAGATGACCAGGAGCTGGAACGTATAGGCAATGATTATAAAAGCGGCAAAATGCAAACGTCTGAAGTTAAGAAAATACTCTCAGATTTGATATCAAAAATCTTTGCAGAACATAAAGTAACATTATACTGATTTAGGCTA
The DNA window shown above is from Babesia microti strain RI chromosome III, complete genome and carries:
- a CDS encoding conserved Plasmodium protein, unknown function (overlaps_old_locusTagID:BBM_III00545); amino-acid sequence: MIRDDAKTDFVEYRKNRDIDKVALAAPSKIKSTKSNVCNKTRKMAVKRCDCQGMTHEIVANCIKCGKLYCSSNHELTNCDFCNGFVADPRSSGYEAWFEQQMQCPDFFKAIKQRDRMIEHES
- a CDS encoding tryptophanyl-tRNA synthetase (overlaps_old_locusTagID:BBM_III00550) produces the protein MSVTRSCYVDTALHIIKGAACIAFSIPTGGSTKSIENLPLHKGCICLKCNSLNDNEWEVFKSLVQQKISENAKFRVLKLPRSLAEAVYGHSIYDSFPVKQNIKTLRLVILDEWTINASINPILKSTGMVGKIAFDIPSFNKSESLLKIKFEISPSHDLQVEFPVEEEIHSIDHCPHLRSVLPPSGADDIPDCSITPWTTDNNIDYDKIIREFGCKKITKQLLDRIQSLIGKNKIHPLLSRGIFFSHKDLDVLLDKYEKGEKFYIYTGRGPSSESLHLGHLIPFIFTKWLQDAFGVCVVIMLSDDEKFLFKDELQLDKVREMGRENAKDIIACGFDINSTFIFSNVEYINYLYPTVLQMQKKLPFNQVKGLFGFNNSDNVGKIAYPATQGSSAFSDSFPTLFKSKTPCLIPQGIDQDPFFRMTRDIAPRLGFIKPAVIHSKFIPSLQGSYGKMSSSEPQHTIFITDPPEAVRHKINKYAFSGGGDTAELQRLYGANLEVDVPYQYLRILMEDDQELERIGNDYKSGKMQTSEVKKILSDLISKIFAEHKARRNAITEDVVDKFMDPHYPRRI